From Camelus dromedarius isolate mCamDro1 chromosome 2, mCamDro1.pat, whole genome shotgun sequence, one genomic window encodes:
- the GMNC gene encoding geminin coiled-coil domain-containing protein 1 — ISQNTVLPCQDQYFVGGQSYNCPYSATTSESSVDVSTETWVSFWAAGLLDNREPQQAPQAQESSSDSNFPVPNSCSWEEAQLSSQLYRNKQLQDTLVQKEEELARLHEENNHLRQYLNSALVKCLEEKAKKLLSSEEFSRARGNFRKGKRKPREQRYFPPEIPHHKNAKRNLSSEFANCEEQPGPPVDPWVLRTLGLKDLNTIDDTSSANYSALLSHPARTTSAFPQFLDDAVGYHNAPGQDLPIDCGGDRTAPSHSTSSHGGEFHFPSQLSSPPGGLQTPPYYASDVLRNKTEVAFSTSLSPHCNVKTHSFHQGQAFVRRDEEGGWKFTWVPKQS, encoded by the exons ATTTCACAGAACACCGTTCTGCCTTGCCAAGACCAGTACTTTGTAGGAGGCCAGAGCTATAATTGCCCGTATTCCGCTACAACGTCAGAATCTAGTGTTGACGTTTCCACGGAGACTTGGGTCTCTTTCTGGGCTGCTGGTCTCCTGGACAACAGAGAGCCCCAACAAGCACCACAGGCACAGG AATCATCCAGTGACTCGAATTTCCCTGTTCCTAATTCATGTTCATGGGAAGAGGCTCAGCTTTCCTCTCAGCTCTACAGAAACAAGCAG CTCCAAGATACTCTGGTGCAGAAAGAAGAAGAACTTGCTAGGTTACACGAAGAGAATAATCATCTCAGACAATACCTGAATTCTGCTTTAGTTAAATGTCTTGAGGAAAAGGCCAAG AAATTGCTGTCATCAGAGGAGTTCTCCAGAGCACGTGGAAACTtcagaaaggggaagaggaaaccCAGGGAGCAAAGATATTTTCCTCCTGAGATTCCCCATCATAAAAATGCCAAGAGAAACCTCTCTAGTGAATTTGCTAACTGTGAAGAACAGCCGGGGCCCCCTGTGGATCCCTGGGTTCTTCGAACTCTGGGGTTAAAAGATCTCAACACCATTGATGACACCTCATCAGCTAACTACAGTGCCCTCTTGTCCCATCCAGCACGGACCACCAGTGCGTTCCCCCAGTTTCTGGATGATGCGGTTGGTTATCACAATGCCCCCGGGCAAGATCTGCCCATTGACTGTGGAGGTGACAGAACGGCCCCTTCACACAGCACTTCCAGCCACGGGGGAGAGTTTCACTTCCCTTCTCAGCTTTCCAGTCCCCCAGGAGGGCTGCAGACTCCTCCTTACTATGCTTCTGATGTGTTGCGCAATAAGACGGAGGTGGCCTTTTCCACATCCCTGAGCCCTCACTGTAATGTGAAAACTCACTCCTTCCACCAGGGACAAGCCTTTGTTCGTCGAGATGAAGAGGGAGGCTGGAAGTTTACCTGGGTCCCTAAGCAGTCTTAA